A region of Neovison vison isolate M4711 chromosome 7, ASM_NN_V1, whole genome shotgun sequence DNA encodes the following proteins:
- the LOC122914149 gene encoding olfactory receptor 52D1-like, with amino-acid sequence MPPLNTSFPSPVTFLLMGIPGLEHLHVWIGIPFCSMYVVAVVGNVTILAVVRAERSLHEPMFLFLCMLSITDLVLSTSTLPRMLCLFWLGVHDIAFDACLTQMFFIHSFTTMESGFFLAMAFDRYVAICDPLRHTTILTHARIAIMGIIVVIRGIAFFSPHPILLKQLPYCRTRIIAHTYCEFMAVVKLACVDTGTTTRYSLSVASIIGSCDAILTVVSYAFILHSVFHLPSREAGFKALGTCGSHVCVILVFYSTAGFSIFTHRFGKNVPAHIHIFIANMYLLVPPFLNPIVYGVRTKKIREHVLRALRIKVT; translated from the coding sequence ATGCCTCCTCTCAacacttcttttccctctcctgtcaCCTTCCTGCTGATGGGCATCCCGGGACTAGAGCACCTGCATGTCTGGATTGGAATTCCCTTCTGCTCCATGTATGTGGTGGCTGTGGTGGGGAATGTGACCATCCTGGCTGTGGTGAGGGCAGAGCGAAGCCTCCATGAGCCtatgttcctctttctctgcatgctCTCCATCACCGACCTGGTTCTCTCCACATCCACCCTGCCCCGAATGCTCTGTCTCTTCTGGCTTGGAGTCCATGACATTGCCTTTGATGCCTGCCTGACCCAAATGTTCTTCATCCATAGCTTTACTACCATGGAATCAGGCTTTTTCCTGGCCATGGCCTTTGACCGTTACGTGGCCATTTGTGACCCACTGCGCCATACCACGATTCTCACTCATGCTCGCATCGCCATAATGGGTATTATTGTGGTGATTCGGGGAATagctttcttttctccacatcccatcCTGCTCAAACAGCTGCCCTATTGCAGAACACGAATCATTGCCCATACCTACTGTGAGTTCATGGCTGTGGTGAAGCTGGCGTGTGTGGACACAGGAACCACCACACGCTATAGCCTCAGTGTGGCTTCTATCATTGGCTCGTGTGATGCCATTCTCACTGTTGTATCCTATGCCTTCATCCTCCACTCTGTGTTCCACCTGCCATCCCGAGAAGCTGGCTTTAAGGCTTTGGGCACATGTGGATCACATGTCTGTGTTATTCTTGTGTTCTATTCCACAGCTGGTTTTTCCATTTTCACTCACCGTTTTGGGAAGAATGTGCCTGCACATATCCATATTTTTATTGCAAATATGTACCTTTTGGTGCCTCCTTTCCTCAACCCCATTGTGTATGGAGTAAGAACCAAGAAAATACGGGAGCATGTTCTTAGAGCACTAAGGATCAAAGTCACCTGA
- the LOC122914150 gene encoding olfactory receptor 52A1-like: MASINMSYIDPTTVMLIGIPGLEHVQFWIGFSFFVICVVALLGNIILLIIIPAERSLHQPMYIFLAVLAATDIGLCVAIAPKMLAIFWFGSCSMTFDACLAQLFFIHALQGMESGILLAMAFDRYVAICDPLRHTSVLTPFILVTMVLVVAIRAMVLVGILPVLIKRLHLFHSIVIAHSYCEHMAVVKLAAEDVRVNKTCGLLVGFTILGFDMIFILISYILIFQAVFRLHQKEARLKAFNTCTAHIFVFLEFYILAFFSFFSHRFGHVAPPTHILLSTIYLLVPPALNPIVYGVKNKVIRKRVVQIFFLNHQSQQ; encoded by the coding sequence ATGGCATCCATTAACATGTCATATATTGACCCCACAACAGTAATGCTAATTGGGATCCCTGGACTAGAGCACGTGCAATTTTGgattgggttttctttctttgtaatatGCGTGGTGGCTCTTCTGGGAAATATCATTTTACTGATCATCATCCCAGCAGAACGCAGTCTGCATCAACCCATGTACATCTTCCTGGCAGTGTTGGCAGCCACTGATATAGGACTCTGTGTAGCCATTGCTCCCAAGATGTTGGCCATCTTCTGGTTTGGGTCTTGCTCCATGACTTTTGATGCTTGCTTAGCCCAGCTTTTCTTCATCCATGCCTTGCAGGGCATGGAATCTGGCATCCTGTTGGCGATGGCCTTTGACCGCTATGTTGCCATCTGTGATCCACTGAGACACACATCCGTCCTCACACCTTTCATTCTGGTTACTATGGTGCTGGTTGTGGCAATTCGGGCAATGGTGCTTGTTGGCATTTTACCAGTTTTAATCAAAAGGCTACATCTTTTCCATTCCATTGTAATTGCCCACTCTTACTGTGAGCACATGGCTGTGGTCAAGTTAGCTGCAGAAGATGTCAGAGTCAATAAAACGTGTGGTCTCCTTGTAGGTTTTACCATATTAGGATTTGACATGATTTTTATCCTCATTTCCTATATCCTTATTTTCCAAGCTGTTTTTCGTCTACACCAAAAGGAGGCACGGCTCAAAGCATTTAATACATGTacagctcacatttttgttttccttgaattttatattcttgccttcttctccttctttagcCACCGTTTTGGACATGTTGCTCCCCCTACCCACATTCTTCTGTCTACTATCTATCTCCTTGTACCACCTGCACTCAATCCTATTGTTTATGGTGTAAAAAACAAGGTAATCCGTAAACGTGtggtacagattttttttctgaatcatcaATCCCAGCAGTAA
- the LOC122914152 gene encoding olfactory receptor 51L1-like — translation MVFFNGSTYRPFLLSGFPGLEDSHPVISILFCALYLIALMGNITILVVIRVEQSLHAPMHLFLSMLAATDLGLCAATLPTLLKLFWLNVREIDFDACLIQMFFIHVFSLMESGILLTMAFDRYVAISNPLRYTTILTDSTIAKIGVGLLLRAVVVIFPGPFLIKRLRFCKANVLSHSYCLHPDIIKLSCSDHRINSIYGLIIILITFGVDSVLILLSYVKILITVLSIASQEEQFKALNTCVSHICAVLLVYVPMLGVSIIHRFGKHVPPLVHIIMGYVYLLIPPVLNPIVYCVKTQEIRTRILGNFLRL, via the coding sequence ATGGTCTTTTTCAATGGTAGTACGTACAGACCCTTTCTGCTGAGTGGTTTCCCTGGTCTGGAAGACTCACATCCAGTGATTTCCATCTTGTTTTGTGCCCTCTACCTGATTGCCCTAATGGGGAACATCACCATCTTGGTGGTTATTCGGGTAGAACAGTCACTTCATGCACCCATGCACCTTTTTCTCTCCATGTTGGCTGCTACAGACCTGGGACTCTGTGCTGCTACCCTGCCCACACTACTCAAGCTTTTCTGGCTTAATGTTCGTGAAATAGACTTTGATGCCTGCCTCATCCAGATGTTCTTCATTCATGTGTTTTCCCTAATGGAGTCAGGCATCCTCCTCACCATGGCTtttgaccgctatgtggccatctccAACCCACTGAGGTACACTACTATTTTGACTGATTCCACCATCGCTAAGATAGGTGTAGGGCTTCTGCTACGGGCTGTGGTTGTCATCTTTCCAGGACCCTTTCTCATTAAGCGACTCAGGTTTTGTAAGGCTAATGTGCTCTCCCACTCCTACTGCCTGCATCCAGATATCATTAAACTCTCCTGTTCTGACCACCGAATAAATAGCATCTATGGCCTCATCATCATTCTCATCACCTTTGGAGTAGATTCTGTACTCATTCTCCTCTCTTATGTGAAGATTCTGATCACTGTGCTAAGCATTGCTTCCCAGGAAGAACAATTCAAGGCCCTTAACACTTGTGTCTCCCACATTTGTGCTGTGCTGCTGGTCTATGTCCCTATGCTGGGGGTATCCATTATCCATCGCTTTGGAAAACATGTTCCACCGCTGGTGCACATTATTATGGGTTATGTATACCTGCTGATTCCTCCTGTTCTCAACCCTATTGTATACTGTGTTAAAACCCAGGAGATACGCACCCGTATTCTGGGTAATTTCTTAAGATTATAG